The following nucleotide sequence is from Paenibacillus andongensis.
GACCGGTAATTTAGCAGAGATTATCGTAACTAGCGCTGCTGTCATGGTCGGACTGCCGATTCCTTTAGTCCCCATTCAAATATTGCTGATGAATTTGCTGACGGATGCTTTGCCCGCGATGATTTTGGCTGTAAATCCAGGAAATAAGACCAAACAGACGAAACGAAATGATATCGTTGATAAGGCATTGTATCAAAAAGTGATCACCAGAGGACTCCTTCTTGGATTAGGTTCAATTGGCTTATTTGCGGCAAGTATTGCTGCTGGGGCACCTATTCCGGTTGCGCAAAGCATGGCATTCGCGACGCTTGTTGCGGGACAATTGATCCAAACCTTTTCGTGGCGTCAAGAAGGTTCGGAGGAAACGGTTCGCGATTGGACGAAGGACCGGTTTTTAATTGGTGCACTTGGCATCTCTTGGCTGACTTTACTTGCTGCCTTGTATATACCGCCTTTAGCCGGATTTTTCCATACCGCCCCCCTCTCTTTCCAACATTGGATTCCCATTATCGGGGTAGCCGGATCTGTATCGATTTTATCAAAACCGCTGCTTTCCCTCATTAAGAGAATTCAAGACAATAAAACTTTGCCATCCATGGGCGAATATGCGAGTGCTGCGGTTTCATAACCGAAGCACTATGAATTCAAGAATAACCAAATAAACTTCGAGGGTGGATACACATGATTCAAAAGAACATAGACAAAATTATTATCGGTTCCGCCCTGGCTGTAGCTGCCTCCGCCTTACTCCCCATTGCTAAATCTACCTTGCGGCCTCTCGCCGCAGCCGGCATGCAGGGTAGTGGCGGCTTGTTACATCAGGCCAGATCCCTACTTCAAATGGCTCGGGAAGAAGTGGAAGATATTGTAGCAGAAGCTCAGTTTGAAAGAATGAAAAAGCAGCTTGATAAAGAAATCGCATCGCTTAATGACGAAGAGAAATGACATGATAAATGAGGTGAATACTGGCAACATGGAACAAAGTATAGATTTTCATTTGCGAGAAGCCTTATCTCATCTGGAAGCTGCGTTAAACCAAAGTGTACGAAGTGTCCTTGAGAACGATGGCGCAAAAAAAGA
It contains:
- a CDS encoding DUF5132 domain-containing protein, with the protein product MIQKNIDKIIIGSALAVAASALLPIAKSTLRPLAAAGMQGSGGLLHQARSLLQMAREEVEDIVAEAQFERMKKQLDKEIASLNDEEK